A single region of the Pararge aegeria chromosome 20, ilParAegt1.1, whole genome shotgun sequence genome encodes:
- the LOC120632592 gene encoding uncharacterized protein LOC120632592, whose protein sequence is MALRDHPERILAILEESDSDENDRDPYPGSDVEVDDHVSERSQSSDTEQDANNTDTGSESSDDTGADSDDVNLLTLQNRQRQHFKGRDGTIWQKAPPRPNVRRRSENIICEPPGVKSVAQEAKTVQECWNLFLTHDMLHKIQEYTNLHIQERRAQCEDISQRRYMNEVEISELKAFIGLLFMAGFYRSNRQNLEDLWQADGSGVEVFRLTMSVQRFYFIQSSLRFDDKSTRAERQNLDNLAPVREIFEKFVEQCKKMYSPGETCTIDEMLVAFRGRCKFRQYIPSKPAKYGIKIFALVDSKVFYITNLEIYAGKQPDGPFSVSNKPLDVVNRIVSPVSKTHRNLTFDNWFTSYELVSHLLNEHKLTSVGTLRKNKKQIPPGFITTRGKELHSSTFGFQKNITLVSHIPKKNKVVLLMSSLHHDNKIDESTGVKQKPEVITFYNSTKSGVDVADELCATYNVSRNSKRWPLTIFFAMLNISGINANIIYRANNDNTRIKRRHFIKNLALSLIQDHLQIRRAHVNLPRQLRKRIADFTNEPTIEPPQKIPGARRRCQICPSKKDKKTTHTCHACHIYICPEHLISYCENCSNSMSINEESED, encoded by the coding sequence ATGGCGTTGAGGGATCATCCAGAGAGAATATTGGCGATTTTGGAAGAATCGGACTCCGATGAAAATGATCGTGATCCATATCCAGGTTCAGACGTCGAAGTGgatgaccatgtatctgaacGCAGCCAAAGTAGCGATACTGAACAGGATGCTAACAATACAGATACGGGCTCAGAGTCCTCAGATGACACAGGTGCGGACTCAGATGATGTCAACCTTTTGACCTTACAAAATCGACAACGGCAACACTTCAAAGGAAGGGACGGGACTATTTGGCAAAAAGCACCGCCACGACCGAATGTACGCAGAAGAtctgaaaatattatatgtgaGCCTCCTGGCGTAAAATCAGTTGCTCAAGAAGCCAAGACTGTGCAAGAATGCTGGAATTTATTCCTGACTCACGATATGCTGCATAAAATACAAGAATATACAAATTTGCATATACAAGAAAGAAGAGCACAGTGTGAAGATATTTCTCAACGTAGATACATGAATGAAGTGGAAATAAGTGAACTGAAAGCGTTTATTGGGCTGTTGTTTATGGCCGGATTTTATCGTTCTAATAGACAGAATTTGGAGGATTTGTGGCAAGCAGATGGTTCTGGTGTTGAAGTTTTTAGACTTACCATGTCTGTACAAAGATTTTACTTTATACAAAGCTCTCTGCGATTTGATGACAAGTCTACACGCGCTGAAAGACAAAACCTTGATAATTTGGCACCAGTGCGTGAAATTTTCGAAAAATTTGTAGAGCAGTGTAAGAAAATGTACTCTCCGGGAGAAACTTGCACTATTGATGAAATGTTAGTGGCATTTAGAGGGCGTTGCAAATTTCGGCAATATATACCATCGAAACCAGCTAAATATGGCATCAAGATATTTGCCTTAGTGGACTCCAAAGTATTCTATATCACCAACCTGGAGATATACGCTGGTAAGCAGCCTGACGGACCCTTTTCTGTTAGCAACAAACCCTTAGACGTGGTGAATCGTATTGTGTCACCTGTCTCCAAAACTCACCGTAATCTTACTTTTGATAATTGGTTCACTAGCTACGAATTGGTGTCTCATCTACTAAATGAACACAAGTTGACTTCAGTCGGTACCTTACGcaagaacaaaaaacaaattccacCTGGATTTATAACGACGCGCGGAAAAGAGTTACACTCGTCAACTTTcggatttcaaaaaaatattacactggTCTCTCACATcccaaagaaaaacaaagtggTCCTTTTGATGTCAAGCTTGCACCATGATAACAAAATCGATGAATCTACAGGTGTGAAGCAGAAGCCTGaagtaataactttttataactctaccaAAAGCGGAGTGGACGTAGCAGACGAGCTTTGTGCTACATATAATGTGAGCAGAAACTCTAAGAGATGGCCGCTGACGATATTCTTTGCAATGCTGAATATTTCAGGAATCaatgcaaatataatatatcgggCTAACAATGATAACACACGCATAAAACGGCGACATTTCATAAAAAACTTGGCACTCAGTTTGATTCAGGACCATTTACAAATCCGAAGAGCACATGTGAATTTACCTCGACAATTACGCAAAAGGATCGCAGATTTCACTAACGAACCTACCATAGAACC